A part of Chitinimonas koreensis genomic DNA contains:
- the secA gene encoding preprotein translocase subunit SecA has translation MIASLLKKVFGSRNDRLLKQYGTVVRQVNALESQMQGLSDASLQAKTEEFRQRVAKGETLEAILPEAFAVCREASRRVMNMRHFDVQLIGGMALNEGKIAEMRTGEGKTLVATLPAYLNALSGKGVHVVTVNDYLAQRDATVMSKLYNFLGLTVGINLSQLPHAQKQAAYAADITYGTNNEFGFDYLRDNMVYATTERVQRGLSFAIVDEVDSILIDEARTPLIISGQADDNVDIYARMNQITPRLKRQEKEDGEGDFWVDEKGHQVLLSEEGHEHAEQLLVQAGMLAAGDSLYAAGNIALMHHLYASLRAHALYHRDQHYVVQNDEIVIVDEFTGRLMAGRRWSEGLHQAVEAKEGVTVNKENQTLASITFQNYFRMYGKLAGMTGTADTEAYEFQQIYGLETVIIPTNRPMVRRDMNDQVFRTAGEKFGAILADIKSCQDRGQPVLVGTTSIENSELLSEQLRAAGYPHNVLNAKQHAREAEIVVQAGRPGMITIATNMAGRGTDIVLGGNVEPQIKLVETDETIDEIEKRARIDKLRQEWQVLHDQVVAAGGLHIIGTERHESRRIDNQLRGRSGRQGDPGSSRFYLSMEDPLLRIFAAERIGALMERLKLPEGEAIESGLLSRAIENAQRKVEGRNFDIRKQLLEYDDVSNEQRKAIYAQRNELLESADVSATIANLRDGMIAELVDQHLPPGSMEEQWDAEGLQKSLAEFQLEVPVAEWLKSETTLELEQVKERVVEAARSAYAAKTAAVGDDVMRHFERALMLQILDQHWREHLASLDHLRQGIHLRGYAQKNPKQEYKREAFELFEGLLMRVRRDVVQLVMTVQIRSQEDVAALEQHEEPAMQFHHADYEEALAAANAQPEGAQPLTRTYDKIGRNDPCPCGSGLKYKQCHGKLS, from the coding sequence CGTGTCGCCAAGGGTGAGACGCTCGAGGCGATCCTGCCCGAGGCCTTCGCGGTCTGCCGCGAGGCTTCGCGCCGGGTGATGAACATGCGCCACTTCGACGTGCAGCTGATCGGCGGCATGGCGCTGAACGAGGGCAAGATCGCCGAAATGCGCACCGGCGAGGGCAAGACGCTGGTGGCCACGCTGCCGGCCTATCTCAACGCCCTGTCGGGCAAGGGCGTCCACGTCGTCACGGTCAACGACTACCTGGCCCAGCGCGACGCCACGGTGATGAGCAAGCTGTACAACTTCCTCGGCCTCACCGTCGGCATCAACCTGAGCCAGCTGCCGCACGCGCAGAAGCAGGCCGCCTACGCCGCCGACATCACCTACGGCACCAACAACGAATTCGGCTTCGACTACCTGCGCGACAACATGGTCTACGCGACCACCGAGCGCGTGCAGCGCGGCCTGAGCTTCGCCATCGTCGACGAAGTCGACTCGATCCTGATCGACGAGGCGCGCACGCCGCTGATCATCTCGGGCCAGGCCGACGACAACGTCGACATCTACGCCCGCATGAACCAGATCACGCCGCGGCTCAAGCGGCAGGAGAAGGAAGACGGCGAGGGCGACTTCTGGGTCGACGAGAAGGGCCACCAGGTCCTGCTGTCGGAAGAAGGCCACGAGCACGCCGAGCAGCTGCTGGTCCAGGCCGGCATGCTGGCGGCCGGCGACAGCCTCTACGCGGCCGGCAACATCGCGCTGATGCACCACCTTTACGCCTCGCTGCGCGCCCATGCGCTGTACCACCGCGACCAGCACTACGTGGTGCAGAACGACGAGATCGTCATCGTCGACGAATTCACCGGCCGGCTGATGGCGGGCCGGCGCTGGAGCGAGGGCCTGCACCAGGCCGTCGAGGCCAAGGAAGGCGTGACCGTCAACAAGGAAAACCAGACGCTCGCCTCGATCACCTTCCAGAACTACTTCCGCATGTACGGCAAGCTGGCCGGCATGACCGGCACGGCCGACACCGAAGCCTACGAATTCCAGCAGATCTACGGTCTCGAGACGGTCATCATCCCGACCAACCGGCCGATGGTCCGCCGCGACATGAACGACCAGGTGTTCCGCACCGCGGGCGAGAAGTTCGGCGCCATCCTGGCCGACATCAAGTCCTGCCAGGACCGCGGCCAGCCGGTGCTGGTCGGCACCACCTCGATCGAGAACTCCGAGCTGCTGTCCGAGCAGCTGCGTGCCGCCGGCTACCCGCACAACGTGCTCAACGCCAAGCAGCATGCGCGCGAAGCCGAGATCGTGGTGCAGGCCGGCCGCCCCGGCATGATCACCATCGCCACCAACATGGCCGGCCGCGGCACCGACATCGTGCTCGGCGGCAACGTCGAGCCGCAGATCAAGCTGGTCGAGACCGACGAGACGATCGACGAGATCGAGAAGCGCGCCCGCATCGACAAGCTGCGGCAGGAATGGCAGGTGCTGCACGACCAGGTGGTGGCGGCCGGCGGCCTGCACATCATCGGTACCGAGCGGCACGAGAGCCGCCGCATCGACAACCAGCTGCGCGGCCGTTCGGGCCGCCAGGGCGACCCCGGTTCGAGCCGCTTCTACCTGTCGATGGAAGATCCGCTCTTGCGCATCTTCGCCGCCGAGCGCATCGGCGCGCTGATGGAACGGCTCAAGCTGCCCGAGGGCGAGGCGATCGAGTCGGGCCTGCTGTCGCGCGCGATCGAGAACGCCCAGCGCAAGGTCGAGGGCCGCAACTTCGACATCCGCAAGCAGCTGCTCGAATACGACGACGTCTCCAACGAGCAGCGCAAGGCGATCTACGCCCAGCGCAACGAGCTGCTGGAATCGGCCGACGTGTCCGCGACCATCGCCAACCTGCGCGACGGCATGATCGCCGAGCTGGTCGACCAGCACCTGCCGCCGGGCAGCATGGAAGAGCAGTGGGACGCCGAAGGCCTGCAGAAGTCGCTGGCCGAGTTCCAGCTCGAGGTGCCGGTGGCCGAGTGGCTCAAGAGCGAGACCACGCTGGAGCTCGAACAGGTCAAGGAGCGCGTGGTCGAGGCCGCGCGCAGCGCTTACGCCGCCAAGACCGCCGCGGTCGGCGACGACGTGATGCGCCACTTCGAGCGCGCGCTGATGCTGCAGATTCTCGACCAGCACTGGCGCGAGCACCTGGCTTCGCTCGACCACCTGCGCCAGGGCATCCACCTGCGCGGCTATGCGCAGAAGAACCCGAAGCAGGAATACAAGCGCGAGGCCTTCGAGCTGTTCGAGGGCTTGCTGATGCGCGTGCGGCGCGACGTGGTGCAACTGGTGATGACGGTGCAGATCCGCTCGCAGGAAGACGTGGCGGCGCTGGAGCAGCACGAAGAGCCGGCCATGCAGTTCCACCATGCCGACTACGAGGAGGCGCTGGCCGCCGCCAACGCGCAGCCGGAAGGCGCGCAGCCGCTGACCCGCACCTACGACAAGATCGGCCGCAACGACCCCTGCCCGTGCGGTTCGGGGCTGAAGTACAAGCAATGCCACGGCAAGCTCAGCTGA
- a CDS encoding response regulator transcription factor, with translation MASDPRIALVDDDAAVRDALKWLFASRGHSVASFESAAALLADRDPSRFSCLVLDLRMPGMGGMELFQTLVGRGYCPPTLFLTGHGDVPQAVAALKQGAVDFLEKPFDDNALVSLVENCLSLDTERRGAWERRRQIERRLGDLTPREREVMALFLDGKLNKQIADELDISMKTVEVHRARVLEKMGVKSAVELANLLKELD, from the coding sequence ATGGCATCCGATCCCCGCATCGCCCTGGTCGACGACGACGCCGCCGTGCGCGACGCGCTCAAGTGGCTGTTCGCCTCGCGCGGCCACAGCGTCGCCTCGTTCGAATCCGCCGCCGCGCTGCTGGCCGACCGCGACCCGAGCCGCTTCAGCTGCCTGGTGCTCGACCTACGCATGCCCGGCATGGGCGGCATGGAGCTGTTCCAGACCCTGGTCGGCCGCGGCTACTGCCCGCCCACGCTGTTCCTGACCGGCCACGGCGACGTGCCGCAGGCGGTCGCCGCGCTCAAGCAGGGCGCGGTCGACTTCCTCGAGAAGCCGTTCGACGACAACGCGCTGGTCAGCCTGGTCGAGAACTGCCTGTCGCTCGACACCGAGCGCCGCGGCGCCTGGGAACGCCGCCGCCAGATCGAGCGCCGGCTCGGCGACCTGACGCCGCGCGAACGCGAGGTGATGGCGCTGTTCCTCGACGGCAAGCTCAACAAGCAGATCGCCGACGAGCTCGACATCAGCATGAAGACGGTGGAAGTGCACCGCGCGCGGGTGCTGGAAAAGATGGGCGTGAAGTCGGCGGTGGAGCTGGCCAATCTGCTCAAGGAACTGGACTGA
- a CDS encoding PAS domain-containing sensor histidine kinase yields MPNLALICFLAVGVALLWFIRANERDAQRDALIEDVLWQEQALRNEVLGRQRQLEALAHDYVRGDLSEGAFYGRAASLMSASAEVVAMALSNEYGEAVWSYPEQALEPLQRVPAAMEPVQRAGRIGLPASTPPFDYPGVGPVVAIAFPAVQGNQTRGAFVAVISLKSLLQTYVPWWIAKRYQLGFVDIERRTVAARPEQPLPDSPQSYDIAFDPPGYGLRLRAVALQGGWPVWRHALYWLLAALSGLMVWSLWVLKRHMRERLVAERALLRETNMRRAMEDSLVSGILATDREGRILHANRAFCRMVGTEPESLLGSKPPFDFWSPEAAARCEQVFAAILRGESPANGFSLRFRRRNGERFDVRLYSSPLIDGEGRHTGWVSSMTDVTELRREREALKASHERFVAVLNGLDAAVAVTDRKSGELLLSNRTFREAFRLGDDGPLCALPLRQPDAGGEWHDTIGGRWYQHHRRATLWVDQSQVWLDIATDVTERKLAIDRERQQAEKLQQTARLIAMGEIASSLAHELNQPLAAISSYSTACRNLVANGQITAEELDGALEKIAEQSRRAAAIIRGIREFVQKREPKRSPCRIGDLVDTVLSLLAAPLNRYYVRLVELRLADDVELSADRVMLEQVLFNLGKNAIEAMIDSEPGDRELTLETRLREGWLDLVVADRGPGIDPADVDKLFRPFYTTKAEGMGMGLNICRTIVEHHQGRLWVEERAGGGSRFIVSLPLGPREC; encoded by the coding sequence ATGCCCAACCTGGCGCTGATCTGCTTCCTGGCGGTCGGCGTGGCGCTGCTGTGGTTCATCCGCGCCAACGAGCGCGACGCCCAGCGCGACGCGCTGATCGAGGACGTGCTGTGGCAGGAGCAGGCGCTGCGCAACGAGGTGCTGGGCCGCCAGCGCCAGCTCGAGGCGCTGGCCCACGACTACGTGCGCGGCGACCTCAGCGAGGGCGCCTTCTACGGCCGCGCCGCGTCGCTGATGTCGGCCAGCGCCGAGGTGGTGGCGATGGCGCTGTCGAACGAGTACGGCGAAGCGGTGTGGAGCTACCCGGAACAGGCGCTCGAGCCGCTGCAGCGGGTGCCGGCCGCGATGGAGCCGGTGCAGCGCGCCGGCCGCATCGGCCTGCCGGCCAGCACGCCGCCGTTCGACTACCCGGGCGTCGGCCCGGTGGTGGCGATCGCGTTTCCGGCGGTGCAGGGCAACCAGACCCGCGGCGCCTTCGTCGCCGTCATCTCGCTCAAGTCGCTGCTGCAGACCTACGTGCCGTGGTGGATCGCCAAGCGCTACCAGCTCGGCTTCGTCGACATCGAGCGGCGCACCGTGGCGGCGCGGCCCGAGCAGCCGCTGCCCGATTCGCCGCAGAGCTACGACATCGCCTTCGACCCGCCCGGCTACGGCCTGCGCCTGCGCGCGGTCGCGCTGCAGGGCGGCTGGCCGGTCTGGCGCCATGCGCTGTACTGGCTGCTGGCGGCGCTGTCGGGCCTGATGGTGTGGTCGCTGTGGGTGCTCAAGCGCCATATGCGCGAACGGCTGGTGGCCGAGCGGGCGCTGCTGCGCGAGACCAATATGCGGCGCGCGATGGAGGATTCGCTGGTGTCCGGCATCCTGGCCACCGACCGCGAGGGCCGCATCCTGCACGCCAACCGCGCCTTCTGCCGGATGGTCGGCACCGAGCCCGAGTCGCTCCTGGGCAGCAAGCCGCCGTTCGATTTCTGGTCGCCCGAGGCGGCCGCGCGCTGCGAGCAGGTGTTCGCCGCCATCCTGCGCGGCGAGAGCCCGGCCAACGGCTTCTCGCTGCGCTTCCGCCGCCGCAACGGCGAGCGCTTCGACGTGCGGCTCTACTCCAGCCCGCTGATCGACGGCGAGGGCCGCCATACCGGCTGGGTGTCGTCGATGACCGACGTGACCGAGCTGCGGCGCGAGCGCGAGGCGCTCAAGGCCTCGCACGAGCGCTTCGTGGCGGTGCTCAACGGCCTCGACGCCGCGGTGGCGGTGACCGACCGCAAGAGCGGCGAGCTGCTGCTGTCCAACCGCACCTTCCGCGAGGCCTTCCGGCTCGGCGACGACGGCCCGCTGTGCGCGCTGCCGCTGCGCCAGCCCGATGCCGGTGGCGAATGGCACGACACCATCGGCGGCCGCTGGTACCAGCATCACCGCCGCGCCACGCTGTGGGTCGACCAGTCGCAGGTCTGGCTCGACATCGCCACCGACGTGACCGAGCGCAAGCTGGCGATCGACCGCGAGCGGCAGCAGGCCGAGAAGCTGCAGCAGACCGCGCGGCTGATCGCGATGGGCGAGATCGCTTCGAGCCTGGCGCACGAGCTGAACCAGCCCTTGGCGGCGATCTCGAGCTACAGCACCGCCTGCCGCAACCTGGTGGCCAACGGCCAGATCACCGCCGAGGAGCTGGACGGCGCGCTGGAGAAGATCGCCGAGCAATCGCGCCGCGCCGCCGCCATCATCCGCGGCATCCGCGAATTCGTGCAGAAGCGCGAGCCCAAGCGCTCGCCCTGCCGCATCGGCGACCTGGTCGACACCGTGCTGTCGCTGCTCGCCGCGCCGCTGAACCGCTACTATGTGCGGCTGGTGGAGCTGCGGCTGGCCGACGACGTCGAGCTGTCGGCCGACCGCGTGATGCTCGAGCAGGTGCTGTTCAACCTCGGCAAGAACGCGATCGAGGCGATGATCGACAGCGAGCCCGGCGACCGCGAATTGACGCTGGAAACGCGGCTGCGGGAGGGCTGGCTCGACCTGGTGGTGGCCGACCGCGGCCCCGGCATCGATCCGGCCGACGTCGACAAGCTGTTCCGCCCGTTCTACACCACCAAGGCCGAGGGCATGGGCATGGGCCTGAACATCTGCCGCACCATCGTCGAACATCATCAGGGCCGGCTGTGGGTCGAGGAACGCGCCGGCGGCGGCAGCCGCTTCATCGTCAGCCTGCCGTTGGGACCGCGTGAATGCTGA
- a CDS encoding DctP family TRAP transporter solute-binding subunit — protein MSPAARRLLPLLLFCLAAPLACADAVVLRFSLAEARDTPNGRAAERFRQLAARYTQGKVEVRIFPSGELYKDREDLGALQVNAVQMLVPALGKLARLGLRRFELFDLPYLFPDDQAVHRVLDGPSGRALFEDLDDYGLVGLTYWDEGFLHFSANRSLKRAEDFRGLKLRVAPAPLLEARLRALGAQPRPMAADEAFGALEQGLLDGAEFTLPDFDALRMQSAQRHLALSWHGWQGNAVVVNKRFWDDLPNDLRGGLIEALRQATVYQRKLAAEDNRRALAAITATGVTEVQPIPLAERERMRQLMRPVLERYAESVDRALLERVQRVVGASRR, from the coding sequence ATGTCGCCCGCCGCCCGCCGTCTCCTGCCGCTGCTGCTGTTCTGCCTCGCCGCGCCGCTCGCCTGCGCCGACGCGGTGGTGCTGCGCTTCAGCCTGGCCGAGGCGCGCGACACGCCGAACGGCCGCGCCGCCGAGCGTTTCCGCCAGCTGGCGGCGCGCTATACCCAGGGCAAGGTCGAGGTGCGGATCTTCCCCAGCGGCGAGCTGTACAAGGATCGCGAAGACCTCGGCGCGCTGCAGGTGAACGCGGTGCAGATGCTGGTGCCGGCGCTGGGCAAGCTGGCGCGGCTGGGGTTGCGCCGGTTCGAGCTGTTCGACCTGCCCTACCTGTTCCCCGACGACCAGGCGGTGCACCGGGTGCTCGACGGCCCGAGCGGCCGCGCGCTGTTCGAGGATCTCGACGACTACGGCCTGGTCGGGCTGACCTACTGGGACGAGGGCTTCCTGCATTTCTCGGCCAACCGGTCGCTCAAGCGGGCCGAGGATTTCCGCGGCCTCAAGCTGCGGGTGGCGCCGGCGCCGCTGCTCGAGGCGAGGCTGCGCGCGCTCGGCGCCCAGCCGCGGCCGATGGCGGCCGACGAGGCCTTCGGCGCGCTCGAGCAGGGCCTCTTGGACGGCGCCGAATTCACCCTGCCCGATTTCGACGCGCTGCGCATGCAGTCGGCCCAGCGCCACCTGGCGTTGTCCTGGCATGGCTGGCAGGGCAATGCGGTGGTGGTGAACAAGCGCTTCTGGGACGACCTGCCGAACGATCTGCGCGGCGGCCTGATCGAGGCGCTGCGCCAGGCCACGGTCTACCAGCGCAAGCTGGCCGCCGAGGACAACCGCCGCGCGCTGGCGGCGATCACGGCCACCGGCGTGACCGAGGTGCAACCGATCCCGCTGGCCGAGCGCGAGCGCATGCGCCAATTGATGCGGCCGGTGCTCGAGCGCTATGCGGAGAGCGTCGATCGGGCGCTGCTCGAGCGTGTGCAGCGGGTGGTGGGGGCTTCACGGCGCTGA
- a CDS encoding transporter — MQPNIAPAQYGSDQAGLICGYRFQPGQPGVEIDSASAAAGLQAAAFDGFLWLHFNLSHALCEKWMRHNLGVPEAFFEALHEGSRSTRIEYADDALVAVVNDVLYDFDFAASDLATLWVHADRRLLVTARARPLRSVDKLRASVRRGELFRSPTELLVHLLRDQADVLVQIVRETTARVDGIEDRLLSRRLHGNRADLGALRRVLVRLQRLLAPEPGALFRLLNRPPRWLHGEDVQDLRQSTEEFAVVLDDLAALVERIKLLQEEIAATLNEQTNRSLFTLTVVTVLALPINILAGLFGMNVGGVPLADHPHGFWLLVALVAGFTALAGLWAFRKRRE, encoded by the coding sequence ATGCAGCCGAACATCGCCCCCGCACAGTACGGCTCGGACCAGGCCGGGCTGATCTGCGGCTACCGCTTCCAGCCGGGCCAGCCCGGCGTCGAGATCGACTCGGCCAGCGCCGCGGCCGGCCTGCAGGCGGCGGCGTTCGACGGCTTCCTGTGGCTGCACTTCAACCTGTCGCACGCGCTGTGCGAGAAATGGATGCGGCACAACCTCGGCGTGCCCGAGGCCTTCTTCGAGGCGCTGCACGAGGGCTCGCGCTCGACCCGCATCGAATACGCCGACGACGCGCTGGTGGCGGTGGTCAACGACGTGCTGTACGACTTCGATTTCGCCGCCTCCGACCTCGCCACGCTGTGGGTGCACGCCGACCGGCGGCTGCTGGTGACGGCACGGGCGCGGCCGCTGCGCAGCGTCGACAAGCTGCGCGCCTCGGTGCGGCGCGGCGAATTGTTCCGCTCGCCGACCGAGCTGCTGGTGCACCTGCTGCGCGACCAGGCCGACGTGCTGGTGCAGATCGTGCGCGAGACCACCGCGCGGGTGGACGGCATCGAGGATCGGCTGCTGTCGCGCCGGCTGCACGGCAACCGCGCCGACCTGGGCGCGCTGCGGCGGGTGCTGGTGCGGCTGCAGCGGCTGCTGGCGCCCGAGCCTGGCGCGCTGTTCCGCCTGCTCAACCGGCCGCCGCGCTGGCTGCACGGCGAGGACGTGCAGGACCTGCGCCAGTCGACCGAGGAATTCGCGGTGGTGCTCGACGACCTCGCCGCGCTGGTCGAGCGCATCAAGCTCCTGCAGGAAGAGATCGCCGCCACGCTGAACGAGCAGACCAACCGCAGCCTGTTCACGCTGACGGTGGTGACGGTGCTGGCGCTGCCGATCAACATCCTGGCCGGCCTCTTCGGCATGAACGTCGGCGGCGTGCCGCTGGCCGACCATCCGCACGGCTTCTGGCTCCTGGTGGCGCTGGTGGCGGGCTTCACCGCGCTGGCGGGGCTGTGGGCGTTCCGCAAGCGGCGGGAGTAA
- a CDS encoding NAD(P)H-dependent flavin oxidoreductase — translation MNGYALLELAGRALLPIVQGGMGVGVSAHRLAGAVAAENAVGTVAAVDLRHHHPDLMERTHRCRDRAAIDQANLEALDREVRAARERAGGRGLIAVNVMKAVREHAALVRQACASGADAIVMGAGLPLDLPELTAEHPRTALIPILSDARGVGIVLKKWLKKGRRADAVVIEHPGHAGGHLGAARVEELRDGRFDFARVLAECRALFDELGLGRDAPRLIVAGGIDSHAKARHWLGSGADAVQLGTAFAVSEEGDAHPAFKQVLAGAQPEDLVEFVSVAGLPARAVATPWLAGYLRREGRLQAAAQADPRRCTQRMDCLSQCGLRDGIGRIGQFCIDLKLAAALRGEVDRGLFFRGAGRLPFGTAIRPVRELIDHLLHGTWPAGLEPAAA, via the coding sequence ATGAACGGATACGCATTGCTGGAACTGGCCGGGCGCGCGCTCCTGCCGATCGTGCAGGGCGGCATGGGGGTCGGCGTGTCGGCCCACCGGCTGGCCGGCGCGGTGGCTGCCGAGAACGCGGTCGGCACGGTGGCCGCGGTCGACCTGCGCCACCACCACCCGGACCTGATGGAACGCACCCATCGCTGCCGCGACCGCGCCGCGATCGACCAGGCCAACCTCGAAGCGCTCGACCGCGAGGTGCGCGCCGCGCGCGAACGCGCCGGCGGCCGCGGCCTGATCGCGGTCAACGTGATGAAGGCGGTGCGCGAGCATGCCGCGCTGGTGCGGCAGGCCTGCGCCAGCGGCGCCGACGCCATCGTGATGGGCGCCGGCCTGCCGCTGGACCTGCCCGAGCTGACCGCCGAGCATCCGCGCACCGCGCTGATCCCGATCCTGTCGGACGCGCGCGGCGTCGGCATCGTGCTGAAGAAATGGCTGAAGAAGGGCCGCCGCGCCGACGCGGTGGTGATCGAGCATCCGGGCCACGCCGGCGGCCACCTCGGCGCCGCCCGCGTCGAGGAATTGCGCGACGGCCGTTTCGACTTCGCCCGCGTGCTGGCCGAGTGCCGCGCGCTGTTCGACGAGCTGGGCCTGGGCCGCGATGCGCCCAGGCTGATCGTGGCCGGCGGCATCGACAGCCACGCCAAGGCGCGCCACTGGCTCGGCTCGGGCGCCGACGCGGTGCAGCTCGGCACCGCCTTCGCGGTCAGCGAGGAAGGCGATGCGCATCCGGCCTTCAAGCAGGTGCTGGCCGGCGCGCAGCCGGAGGACCTGGTCGAGTTCGTCAGCGTGGCCGGCCTGCCGGCGCGCGCGGTGGCGACGCCGTGGCTGGCCGGCTACCTGCGCCGCGAGGGCCGGCTGCAGGCCGCCGCCCAGGCCGATCCGCGCCGCTGCACCCAGCGTATGGACTGCCTGAGCCAGTGCGGCCTGCGCGACGGCATCGGCCGCATCGGCCAGTTCTGCATCGACCTGAAGCTGGCGGCCGCCCTGCGCGGCGAGGTCGACCGCGGCCTGTTCTTCCGCGGCGCCGGCCGCTTGCCGTTCGGCACGGCGATCCGGCCGGTGCGCGAGCTGATCGACCATCTGCTGCACGGCACCTGGCCGGCCGGGCTGGAGCCCGCGGCGGCCTGA
- the msbA gene encoding lipid A export permease/ATP-binding protein MsbA, giving the protein MQSSRDLYFRILRHTLAYKWPLLASMVSLALVAATEASFGWLLQPLIDLNFSQTASHFPLIGQLLPVDPTRGWPLWGVPVALLSVAFVRFLASYVNAYSAAWLASKVQHDLRALMFGRLMRLPVATFDQESAGVLLSRVTFDVTSITQANTQVLTVLFKDALTVVFLLCSLLAIDWQLTLFCFAVIPAIAVCVALMSRRMRRLSLFNQGAIGELTRILDEALGGQRIVKVFGGQPYEEARFDQAAKHVRQAMVKLDSTSALNSGTVMLIVAIVLAAIIYFASLRSQSAALTAGAFVTFMVQMLQLQQPIKNLTKMNEQLQRGLAAAETVFGLIDRPIEPDHGRREVARAEGALEFRGVRFRYGEGPRWALDGVDLAIAPGEVVALVGGSGGGKTTLATLLPRFYDPTEGAVLLDGHDLRDYTLASLRRQIALVSQEVVLFNDTVAANIAYGAGEVDLARVHAAARAAHAYDFIEAMADGFQTVIGENGVRLSGGQRQRLAIARAIYKDAPILILDEATSALDTESERQVQAALEVLMRGRTTLVIAHRLSTIENASRIVAMHGGRVAEVGSHAELLGRDGVYANLYRQQRAAAA; this is encoded by the coding sequence GTGCAGAGCAGCCGCGACCTCTACTTCCGCATCCTGCGCCATACCCTGGCCTACAAATGGCCGCTGCTCGCCTCGATGGTCTCGCTGGCGCTGGTCGCCGCCACCGAGGCGAGCTTCGGCTGGCTGCTGCAGCCGCTGATCGACCTCAACTTCTCGCAGACCGCCAGCCACTTCCCGCTGATCGGCCAGCTGCTGCCGGTCGATCCGACCCGCGGCTGGCCGCTGTGGGGCGTGCCGGTCGCGCTGCTGAGCGTCGCCTTCGTGCGCTTCCTCGCCAGCTACGTCAACGCCTACTCGGCGGCCTGGCTGGCTTCCAAGGTCCAGCACGACCTGCGCGCGCTGATGTTCGGCCGGCTGATGCGGCTGCCGGTGGCGACCTTCGACCAGGAATCGGCCGGCGTGCTGCTGTCGCGCGTCACCTTCGACGTCACCTCGATCACCCAGGCCAACACCCAGGTGCTGACCGTGCTGTTCAAGGACGCGCTGACTGTGGTGTTCCTGCTGTGCTCGCTCCTGGCGATCGACTGGCAGCTCACCCTGTTCTGCTTCGCGGTGATCCCGGCCATCGCGGTCTGCGTCGCGCTGATGAGCCGCCGCATGCGCCGGCTCAGCCTGTTCAACCAGGGCGCCATCGGCGAGCTGACCCGCATCCTCGACGAGGCGCTCGGCGGCCAGCGCATCGTCAAGGTGTTCGGCGGCCAGCCCTACGAGGAGGCGCGGTTCGACCAGGCCGCCAAGCACGTGCGGCAGGCCATGGTGAAGCTCGATTCGACCTCGGCGCTCAACTCCGGCACGGTGATGCTGATCGTCGCCATCGTGCTGGCGGCCATCATCTATTTCGCCAGCCTGCGCAGCCAGTCGGCGGCGCTGACCGCCGGCGCCTTCGTCACCTTCATGGTGCAGATGCTGCAGCTGCAACAGCCGATCAAGAACCTGACCAAGATGAACGAGCAGCTGCAGCGCGGCCTGGCCGCCGCCGAGACGGTGTTCGGCCTGATCGACCGGCCGATCGAGCCCGACCACGGCCGGCGCGAGGTGGCGCGCGCCGAGGGCGCGCTCGAATTCCGCGGCGTGCGCTTCCGCTACGGCGAAGGCCCGCGCTGGGCGCTCGACGGCGTCGACCTGGCCATCGCGCCGGGCGAGGTGGTGGCGCTGGTCGGCGGCTCGGGCGGCGGCAAGACCACCCTGGCGACGCTGCTGCCGCGCTTCTACGACCCGACCGAGGGCGCCGTGCTGCTCGACGGCCACGACCTGCGCGACTACACGCTGGCCAGCCTGCGCCGCCAGATCGCGCTGGTGAGCCAGGAAGTGGTGCTGTTCAACGACACGGTGGCGGCCAACATCGCCTACGGCGCGGGCGAAGTCGACCTGGCCCGGGTGCACGCCGCCGCGCGCGCGGCCCATGCCTACGACTTCATCGAGGCGATGGCCGACGGCTTCCAGACCGTCATCGGCGAGAACGGCGTGCGGCTGTCGGGCGGCCAGCGCCAGCGGCTGGCCATCGCGCGGGCGATCTACAAGGACGCGCCGATCCTGATCCTGGACGAGGCCACCAGCGCGCTCGACACCGAATCGGAGCGCCAGGTGCAGGCTGCGCTCGAAGTGCTGATGCGCGGCCGCACCACGCTGGTGATCGCGCACCGGCTCAGCACCATCGAGAACGCCAGCCGCATCGTCGCCATGCACGGCGGCCGCGTCGCCGAGGTCGGCAGCCACGCCGAGCTGCTCGGCCGCGACGGCGTCTACGCCAATCTCTACCGCCAGCAGCGGGCGGCCGCGGCATGA